The following coding sequences lie in one Desulfosalsimonas propionicica genomic window:
- a CDS encoding BrxA family protein gives MTEKSETQRPSTPVYTSRLQKGGALIEDMRAIVRNWSDEQTAHHLIQTLIKDNILGKETKTRSTDLYRRAFSHRFIKGDPPNAWQIIRPLEDNELAIEIIKPIYYWITARSDPLMYDFVTDEIYSRSKGYSLDVKIDETAQWIKSSLEQNHQQVWTETVTLKVARGLLAALRDFGILEGATKKKIAPIYLPLESFAYIAYALNSLGFHGGRLTNHKDWQLFLFSPTVAERMFLEAHQNGLLHYEAAGNIYRIEFPANSYKEMTDVITARSFG, from the coding sequence ATGACTGAAAAAAGTGAGACCCAACGCCCATCAACACCTGTTTATACCTCACGCCTTCAGAAAGGCGGGGCGCTGATTGAGGATATGCGTGCCATCGTTAGAAACTGGTCCGATGAACAAACGGCGCACCATCTGATCCAGACCCTGATTAAAGACAATATTTTGGGAAAAGAAACCAAAACCCGGTCTACGGATTTATATCGCCGGGCATTCTCTCACCGTTTTATCAAAGGGGATCCGCCCAATGCATGGCAAATTATCCGTCCACTAGAGGACAACGAGCTCGCCATAGAAATCATTAAGCCCATCTACTATTGGATTACAGCCCGTAGCGATCCTTTAATGTACGACTTTGTAACTGATGAAATTTACTCACGCAGCAAAGGCTACAGCCTGGATGTGAAAATCGATGAGACGGCACAATGGATCAAATCAAGCCTGGAGCAAAACCACCAGCAAGTGTGGACGGAAACTGTCACCTTAAAGGTGGCCCGTGGCCTCTTGGCAGCTCTCAGAGATTTTGGCATTCTCGAAGGCGCCACAAAAAAGAAAATCGCCCCAATATACCTGCCCCTCGAGTCTTTTGCTTATATCGCATACGCGCTAAATTCGCTTGGATTCCATGGCGGACGCTTGACAAACCACAAGGATTGGCAGTTATTCTTGTTCAGCCCAACCGTGGCAGAACGCATGTTTCTTGAAGCGCATCAAAATGGCCTGCTGCACTATGAGGCTGCCGGCAATATTTACAGGATAGAATTTCCAGCCAACAGCTACAAGGAAATGACCGATGTTATCACTGCCCGATCGTTTGGATGA
- a CDS encoding YheU family protein → MSFVIIPYDQLSPETLYGVVEEFVTREGTDYGEQEVSLGVKISHIIKQLKSKEAVIVFDQESQSCNILKSDDPSLPGLR, encoded by the coding sequence ATGTCGTTTGTAATAATTCCGTATGACCAGTTGAGTCCGGAAACACTTTATGGCGTTGTCGAAGAATTCGTAACGCGAGAAGGTACGGACTATGGTGAGCAGGAGGTCTCTTTGGGAGTAAAGATTTCACACATTATCAAGCAATTGAAGTCGAAAGAAGCTGTGATTGTCTTTGATCAGGAATCACAAAGCTGTAATATCCTAAAAAGTGATGATCCATCCTTGCCGGGCCTGAGATAA
- a CDS encoding helix-turn-helix domain-containing protein → MDKRYSLRQVAFRVGVEPSYLSKIERGFPVTLSEVKVRILAEDLGENPDLLLALSGKVSADVQEIIRGRPELFTDLIRQIKNMPENDLLKLVQDLRAGKWYVADEEWMQNQGGQYGENR, encoded by the coding sequence ATGGACAAGCGCTATTCTCTTCGCCAAGTTGCTTTTAGAGTTGGTGTTGAGCCGTCATATTTAAGCAAGATTGAACGTGGTTTTCCCGTAACTCTTTCTGAAGTCAAAGTTCGGATTTTGGCAGAGGACCTTGGCGAAAATCCCGACCTGCTTTTAGCTCTGAGCGGCAAGGTGTCTGCCGATGTGCAGGAGATAATTCGCGGGCGCCCTGAACTTTTTACCGACTTGATAAGGCAAATAAAAAACATGCCTGAAAACGATTTATTGAAACTTGTGCAGGATTTGCGTGCTGGGAAATGGTACGTTGCTGATGAAGAATGGATGCAAAACCAAGGGGGGCAATATGGCGAAAATCGCTAA